In Scatophagus argus isolate fScaArg1 chromosome 7, fScaArg1.pri, whole genome shotgun sequence, a genomic segment contains:
- the nup205 gene encoding nuclear pore complex protein Nup205: MAAQMAVNSGASLWGPLKELWETVDGAVLRRQPESVHLLDLQLKKHKAHFLSLFKNPPKSSEQREKVRKASTEGIAIQGQQGSRLLPEQLLKEAFILSDLFDIGELAALELLLAGEHQQPHFPGLTRGLVAVLLYWDGKLCVANSLRTLIQSRHGKTFTLDLSGELVALTTRFTDELMNQGLTKRILTLVSEINVTREFERLQKERGLGNEKHRKEVSDLIKESRQALADSLFSWTCQSPLTKDDTLALIGHLETVTAQADGSLDNVNLALVMALLYCLDVSFIEQGTEDREDLLQALPLLTERQYVSAVHSRLMDGQPWKLPGLQAVCRLAWALSLRVLSQLPQGCALVEFTEADEALADQALLGDVFLFMKEGILGCESFSQEEFYIRRLHSLITDFLALMPMKVKQLRNRADEDARLVHMSLQMDSELPSSLRKDLDHLMILIGEFYSKDSFGLELGLEFWCPTESLQHTSLQGSYLGMALQRPPHKQVVLSKFVRQMGDLLPSTLYISYLRMLKGLANGPQCAHYCFSLLKTNGATHSDNIQGVSGSPVSWEHFFHSLMLYHENLRRDIPNPDAAQYRHPPLRGITQRELEGLTSFLQLLTTIITWSENARLALCEHPQWTPVVVMLGLLQCSVPPVLKAEILHCLAAFGKSPEIAASLWQSLEYTQILQTVRAPGQRQAAGIEVELNEIESSCEEYPLTRAFCHLISTLVESSLPVNLGAGLRVPGFQPYLNFLRDSVFLPFPTRAYRHPAEKWEVADAVLEVFHKLLRDYEPQPSDFVQELVELQGEQVLAHKPPGHSIMFHLLNDSPMLALCLSLLEEGVRQLDTYAPFPGKKHLESAVLHCLGLLDLSLQKEVVFMDLLRESQASLLVSPLEQLLQGVSPQTRRADHIVNIARYLYHSSSSPEAAFQSAKILRCIANYPNIQNRLVGDFTHDQTVSEKLMAGFVQCLDNEEAEEGTEKGDESDAQKKVARIRHETQIHILNLLITSLELKTPNLALYLLGYEVKKPVSSTNLQDPGVLGCPRSCLHAILSLLQRGTEKRSGPILTQQAPHLAELCYQVIYQLCACPDTSGPTMRYLRTSQDFLYSHLQHLPFILPSNQIAALSQMSWLMKTAAIELRVTSLNRQRSHTQHLVSLLLDDQPHAQHTADGESGMEEETRSVSGFLHFDTVSKVRRKLLSVLDTIDFSQDMPELLQLDFFERTQIEQVISNCEHVNEQGHTVCNVKLLHRVLVAEVNALQGMAAIGQRPLLMEEVNSILQHVVERNRVRRSLSAKRHALRSWRSLVETLLTACPADLIPADDRQLIIRDLLLDLHDKVLSEDAAGELMPIVAGAVFTLTAHLSQSVLSEQQQGVGLEASSGFASIANSALHLILRKLLDFILCTGGGYQRLRAHLYGSLLYYLQIAQKPEEPDTLQTAGKAMWERLTAPEDGFSKLQRENLTIIESYGKALMEVVCRDACDGHEISRMLALAVLDRILSIDRQNQWLVYICNSGYLRSLVESLRQDDTALQSLLTPQPPLLKPLYIYESKMALLTRVAKTGQGAVELLRCGLVAQLIECQVFDMVPDSDAHRLMRDPSGFIPSPMDRYRQILLPTLRLFQVILTSTTMNHQQGAAQVLQWLIVHADTIQSLLRCQDLSMGVLQELSLLTGIISKTALPGALEMGGEVTSAALLEFQGHIHRFQRLCLSLLGRLAGSERERLLKQAEMAAPGDSADKREEMEVAMQQVCANIMEYCQTLLLQSSSQAQFSICLFSPSGSEPAGRDGGRTDLSSTLPSMVYSRAPSLGLVLYLLKNSAADFFRFHQSHRQSLGKLQSLDQLPPEELKELCQGLVSGPGGVEKISSVQRSLLAKRRLVQLINNRAKLLALSSYVIETCLFVLWRHLEYYLLHCTPTDPKDSLLPGAGLYRSRLTDDSFGGLQASGGRGLSRVSQQDLDLLKSDMAAGFGEALQRKLLEVEGLYSQVRSRYTFIQALVRRIRGLLRQPKS; this comes from the exons ATGGCGGCGCAGATGGCGGTAAATTCGG GAGCCAGTCTGTGGGGGCCGCTGAAGGAGTTGTGGGAGACAGTGGACGGGGCGGTGTTGAGGAGACAGCCAGAGAGCGTCCACCTCCTGGACCTGCAGCTAAAGAAACACAAGGCgcactttctctcactctttaaGAACCCG CCAAAGagctcagagcagagagaaaaggtgcGTAAAGCCAGCACAGAAGGGATCGCCATCCAAGGTCAGCAGGGGTCACGACTCCTTCCAGAGCAGCTTCTCAAAGAAGCCTTCATCCTCAGTGATTTGTTTGATATTGGAGAGTTAGCAGCTTTGGAGCTTCTGTTGGCAG GTGAGCACCAACAGCCTCATTTTCCAGGTCTGACACGAGGTTTAGTAGCTGTGCTCCTCTACTGGGATGGAAAGCTTTGTGTGGCCaactccctgcgcacactcaTCCAGTCACGCCATGGCAAGACCTTCACCCTGGACCTGAG TGGGGAGCTGGTGGCTTTGACAACACGTTTTacagatgaactgatgaacCAGGGTCTAACCAAACGCATCCTAACCTTAGTGTCAGAGATAAATGTGACACGTGAGTTTGAACGGCTGCAGAAAGAGCGCGGCCTGGGCAACGAGAAGCACAGGAAGGAG GTTTCTGACCTCATCAAAGAATCTCGACAGGCCCTGGCAGACAGCCTGTTTTCATGGACCTGCCAATCGCCTTTGACTAAAGATGATACCCTGGCTCTTATTGGCCACTTGGAAACAGTGACAGCTCAAGCTGATGGCTCATTGGACAATGTGAACTTGGCTCTGGTCATGGCACTGCTCTACTGTTTGGATGTCAGCTTCATAGAACAGGGAACAGAAGATAGAGAAG ATCTGCTCCAGGCCCTGCCTTTGCTGACTGAGAGACAGTATGTGTCTGCAGTGCACAGTCGTCTGATGGACGGCCAGCCGTGGAAGCTTCCAGGCCTGCAGGCTGTGTGTCGACTGGCCTGGGCTCTGTCTCTGAGAGTTCTTTCTCAGTTACCACAGGGATGCG CCTTGGTTGAGTTCACTGAGGCAGATGAGGCTCTGGCCGACCAGGCTCTTCTAGGAGATGTCTTCCTGTTTATGAAGGAGGGCATACTAGGATGTGAGAGTTTTTCCCAGGAAGAGTTTTACATCCGCCGGCTCCATTCACTCATCACAGACTTTCTGGCACTCATGCCAATGAAG gTGAAACAACTTCGCAACCGTGCTGATGAGGATGCCCGTCTGGTACACATGTCCCTACAGATGGACAGCGAGCTTCCATCATCCTTACGCAAGGACTTAGATCACCTCATGATCCTC ataGGGGAGTTTTACAGTAAGGACTCATTTGGACTGGAATTGGGTCTGGAGTTCTGGTGTCCCACAGAGTCTCTCCAACACACTTCCCTTCAGGGGTCTTACCTGGGAATGGCACTGCAAAGGCCTCCACATAAACAG GTGGTTCTTTCAAAGTTTGTACGTCAGATGGGAGATCTTTTACCGTCCACCCTCTATATCTCCTATCTGCGTATGCTAAAAGGCCTCGCCAACGGTCCTCAGTGTGCTCACTACTGCTTCAGCCTACTTAAAACCAATGGAGCCACACACA GTGACAACATCCAGGGAGTTTCAGGCAGCCCTGTGTCTTgggagcatttttttcactCCCTTATGCTCTACCATGAGAACCTGCGCCGAGACATTCCCAATCCAGATGCAGCACAGTACCGCCACCCACCACTTAGGGGCATCACCCAAAGAGAGTTGGAAGGACTCACGTCATTTTTACAGCTGctcaccaccatcatcacatGG aGTGAAAATGCCCGTCTGGCATTGTGTGAGCATCCCCAGTGGACCCCAGTTGTGGTGATGTTGGGGTTGCTTCAGTGCAGTGTTCCTCCTGTCTTGAAGGCTGAGATCCTTCACTGCTTGGCAGCCTTTGGAAAGTCACCAGAGATTGCTGCTTCACTCTGGCAATCCCTGGAGTACACACAG aTCCTGCAGACAGTGCGAGCTCCAGGACAGAGGCAGGCAGCTGGAATTGAG GTGGAGCTGAATGAGATCGAGTCAAGCTGTGAGGAGTACCCTCTGACACGAGCTTTCTGTCATCTGATCAGCACATTGGTTGAGAGCAGCCTGCCTGTTAATTTGGGCGCAGGATTACGTGTGCCAGGCTTTCAGCCCTACCTGAACTTCTTGCGTGATTCTGTGTTCCTGCCCTTCCCCACTCGAGCATATCGCCATCCAGCTGAGAAG TGGGAGGTTGCTGATGCTGTTCTGGAGGTGTTCCACAAGCTGCTGCGGGACTATGAGCCCCAGCCGTCAGACTTTGTCcaggagctggtggagctgCAGGGCGAGCAGGTCCTGGCCCACAAGCCCCCTGGACACAGCATCATGTTCCACCTACTCAATGACTCGCCCATGCTGGCGCTCTGCCTCAGCCTGCTGGAGGAGGGTGTACGCCAGCTGGACACCTATGCACCCTTCCCTG GTAAGAAACACTTGGAGTCAGCGGTGCTGCACTGCCTGGGCCTGCTGGATTTGTCTCTGCAGAAGGAGGTAGTATTCATGGACCTTTTGAGGGAGAGTCAGGCCTCCCTGCTGGTTTCCCCCTTGGAGCAGCTCCTCCAAGGAGTCAGTCCTCAGACTAGGAGGGCTGATCACATTGTCAATATTGCCAG ATATCTGTACCATAGCAGCTCCAGCCCTGAAGCTGCCTTCCAAAGTGCCAAGATCCTGCGATGTATTGCCAACTACCCCAACATTCAGAATAGACTGGTGGGAGATTTCACACATGACCAG ACTGTGAGTGAGAAGCTTATGGCAGGCTTTGTGCAGTGTCTGGACAATGAAGAGGCAGAAGAGGGAACAGAGAAAGGAGATG AATCGGACGCGCAAAAGAAGGTTGCGAGAATCCGACATGAAACCCAGATCCATATCCTAAACCTGCTCATCACCTCCTTGGAGCTGAAGACACCCAACTTGGCCTTGTATCTGTTGGGCTATGAGGTCAAGAAGCCCGTTTCCTCCACCAACCTCCAGGATCCAG GTGTGCTGGGATGTCCACGAAGCTGCCTGCATGCCATCCTGAGTCTTCTGCAGAGAGGCACTGAGAAGAGATCAGGTCCTATTCTCACACAGCAGGCTCCACACCTGGCCGAGCTCTGCTACCAG gtgaTCTACCAGCTATGTGCCTGCCCAGACACATCTGGACCCACCATGCGCTATCTGAGGACCAGCCAAGACTTCCTGTACTCTCATCTGCAGCATCTACCCTTCATCCTGCCTA GTAATCAGATTGCTGCCCTCTCCCAGATGTCTTGGCTcatgaaaacagctgcaatTGAGCTGAGAGTGACCTCACTGAACCGCCAGCGCTCGCATACACAACACCTCGTCAGCCTCCTGCTGGATGACCAGCCACATGCTCAACATACAG CTGATGGGGAATCAGGCATGGAGGAAGAAACCAGATCAGTCAGTGGTTTTCTGCATTTTGATACAGTTTCTAAAG TGCGCAGGAAGCTGCTGAGTGTGCTGGACACTATCGACTTCAGTCAGGACAtgcctgagctgctgcagctggacttCTTTGAGCGCACTCAGATAGAGCAGGTGATCTCCAACTGTGAGCATGTCAATGAGCAAGGACACACTGTGTGCAATGTTAAG TTGCTACATAGAGTGCTGGTTGCTGAGGTGAATGCACTGCAAGGAATGGCAGCCATTGGACAGAGGCCACTGTTAATGGAG GAGGTGAACTCCATCCTCCAGCATGTGGTGGAGCGCAATCGTGTGCGTCGGAGTTTGAGTGCAAAGCGACATGCTCTGCGGTCCTGGAGGAGCCTGGTGGAGACGCTGCTCACCGCCTGCCCTGCTGATCTCATACCCGCTGATGACAGGCAGCTCATCATCAGAGACCTGCTGCTAGACCTGCATGATAAG GTGTTGTCTGAGGATGCAGCTGGAGAACTGATGCCCATTGTTGCTGGGGCAGTCTTCACACTGACAGCCCATCTCAGCCAGTCAGTCCTGTCCGAACAGCAGCAGGGGGTGGGATTAGAAGCATCCTCTGGCTTCGCATCCATCGCTAACTCTGCCCTGCACCTAATCCTCCGCAAACTGCTGGATTTCATCCTTTGTACTG GAGGTGGATACCAGCGTTTGCGTGCTCACTTGTATGGTTCTCTGCTGTACTATCTTCAAATTGCGCAGAAACCTGAAGAACCAGACACTCTGCAGACAG CAGGGAAAGCAATGTGGGAGCGTCTCACAGCCCCCGAAGATGGTTTCTCcaaactgcagagagagaacCTCACCATCATTGAGAGCTATGGGAAGGCTCTCATGGAGGTGGTGTGCCGGGATGCGTGTGATGGCCATGAAATTAGCAGG ATGTTGGCTCTGGCTGTGCTTGACCGCATCCTGTCCATAGACCGCCAGAACCAGTGGCTGGTTTACATCTGCAACAGTGGCTACCTGCGGTCACTAGTGGAGAGTCTGAGACAGGATGATACCGCCCTGCAGAGCCTCCTCACacctcagcctcctctcctcAAACCACTCTACATCTATGAGAGCAAGATG gctcTGCTGACTCGTGTGGCTAAGACTGGTCAGGgagctgtggagctgctgcGCTGTGGGCTAGTGGCACAGCTGATAGAGTGTCAGGTGTTTGACATGGTACCTGACAGCGATGCACACAG GTTGATGAGGGACCCATCAGGCTTCATTCCCAGCCCTATGGACCGCTACAGGCAGATTCTCTTACCAACGCTGAGGCTCTTCCAGGTCATTCTGACCTCTACCACCATGAatcaccagcagggggcagcacag gTTCTCCAGTGGCTGATAGTCCATGCAGATACCATTCAGTCCCTGTTGCGCTGTCAGGATCTCAGTATGGGAGTTTTGCAGGAGCTCTCTTTGCTTACTGGCATCATCAGTAAGACAGCTTTGCCAG GTGCCCTTGAGATGGGTGGGGAGGTCACCAGTGCTGCTCTTTTGGAGTTCCAGGGTCACATCCACAGGTTCCAG cgcCTGTGTTTGTCCCTACTTGGCCGTCTGGCGGGGAGTGAGCGAGAAAGGTTGCTAAAGCAGGCTGAAATGGCCGCACCAGGAGATTCTGCAGACAAAcgagaggagatggaggtggCCATGCAACAG GTGTGTGCTAACATCATGGAGTACTGCCAAACCCTCCTGCTGCAGAGCTCATCCCAGGCCCAGTTCAGCATCTGCCTCTTCAGCCCATCAGGCAGCGAGCCAGCTGGCAGGGATGGAGGACGCACAG atCTCTCATCCACTCTTCCATCAATGGTTTACTCCCGGGCCCCCAGCCTGGGTCTGGTCCTGTACCTGCTGAAGAACAGTGCTGCAGATTTCTTCCGGTTCCACCAGAGTCACCGACAAAGCCTGGGCAAGCTGCAGAGCTTGGACCAGCTTCCTCCTGAGGAGCTCAAGGAG TTGTGCCAAGGCCTGGTGTCAGGCCCAGGAGGGGTGGAGAAAATTTCATCAGTCCAGAGAAGCTTGCTGGCCAAGAGGCGACTGGTCCAGCTTATAAACAACAGAGCCAAGCTGCTGGCCTTGAGCTCTT ATGTGATCGagacctgtttgtttgtgttgtggcGCCACCTGGAGTACTACTTATTGCATTGTACTCCCACTGATCCCAAAGACTCCCTTTTGCCTGGAGCTGGTTTGTACAGATCACGCCTCACTGAtg actcgTTCGGTGGACTGCAGGCAAGTGGAGGTCGTGGTCTATCCCGAGTCAGCCAGCAAGATCTTGACCTG CTGAAGAGCGACATGGCTGCAGGTTTTGGAGAGGCTCTGCAAAGGAAACTGCTGGAGGTGGAGGGTTTGTACAGCCAAGTCCGCTCCCGCTACACCTTCATCCAGGCCCTGGTTCGCAGGATCCGTGGCCTGCTCCGACAGCCCAAAAGCtga
- the agk gene encoding acylglycerol kinase, mitochondrial encodes MARVVKVFRTLRNHWKKTTFAVCVLSYGSHWLYGKHCDNVLRREACLVAREFGRQQIAPQEQLRKATVILNPAACNGKANNLFEKNAAPILHLAGVEITIVKTDYEGQAKKLMELMEHTDMLIVAGGDGTLQEVITGLLRRADQDTVSNIPIGFIPLGSCNSLSPSLHLLSDNKVKAITSATLSILKGETVPLDVLQIKGEKEQPVFALMGLRWGAFRDVAATISKYWYLGPLKKHAAHWFSTLREWPLVRNVSVSYLTPSLRPPDLPPQKPPRPNLLYRIARRLKNYWNPPVEEPPKVEEPEEWKEEQLSTLELFIQTHNKNPVERRTHDSLMICAESENFTVGEFITVGNKKEEDPTIFTKNSTKLEASACQLQLPEDAGGFYNIDNEEYEAMPVEVRLLPRKLRFFINAERREQLLSQMQKEG; translated from the exons aTGGCTCGGGTTGTGAAAGTGTTTCGAACTCTGCGGAATCATTGGAAGAAGACCACATTTGCTGTTTGCGTCCTGTCCTATGGGAGCCACTGGCTGTATGGTAAACACTG TGACAATGTTCTGCGGAGAGAGGCTTGTCTCGTGGCCAGG GAATTTGGGCGTCAACAGATAGCACCACAGGAGCAGCTTAGGAAGGCAACAGTGATCTTGAACCCTGCAGCGTGCAATGG GAAAGCCAACAATCTGTTTGAAAAGAATGCTGCCCCTATTTTACACCTGGCTGGTGTGGAGATTACAATAGTAAAG ACAGATTATGAAGGTCAGGCAAAAAAACTAATGGAGCTCATGGAACACACCGACATGTTGATTGTGGCTGGAGGGGACGGCACCTTGCAGGAAGTCATCACAGGTTTACTGCGAAGGGCAGATCAA GACACAGTCAGTAACATACCGATTGGATTCATTCCACTGGGTTCTTGCAATTCCCTGAGTCCAAGTCTTCACCTCCTCAGTGACAACAAGGTCAA AGCCATTACATCAGCAACACTGTCCATTCTCAAGGGAGAAACTGTCCCCCTGGATGTGCTACAAATCAAA GGGGAGAAAGAGCAGCCAGTTTTTGCTCTGATGGGACTACGTTGGGGTGCGTTCAGAGATGTGGCTGCAACAATCAGCAA ATATTGGTACCTTGGGCCActaaaaaaacatgcagcacaCTGGTTTAGTACTCTCCGG GAGTGGCCCCTGGTCCGGAATGTCTCAGTGTCCTACTTGACTCCCAGCCTCCGGCCCCCAGACCTGCCCCCTCAGAAGCCTCCCAGGCCCAATCTGCTTTACCGCATCGCCCGCAGACTGAAAAACTACTGGAATCCTCCAGTTGAAG AGCCTCCAAAAGTGGAAGAGCCAGAGGAGTGGAAGGAGGAGCAGCTGTCAACATTAGAGCTGTTTATccagacacacaacaaaaaccCAGTGGAGAGG CGCACACATGATTCCCTGATGATCTGTGCAGAATCGGAAAACTTCACAGTGGGCGAGTTCATCACTGTCGG aaataaaaaagaagaggacCCCACGATATTCACCAAAAACTCCACAAAACTGGAAGCCAGTGCTTGCCAGCTGCAGCTGCCAGAG GATGCTGGTGGCTTCTACAACATCGACAACGAGGAGTACGAGGCCATGCCTGTGGAGGTAAGGCTGTTGCCACGGAAACTACGCTTCTTCATCAATGCAGAGCGCAGGGAGCAGCTGCTTTCACAGATGCAGAAAGAGGGCTga